A window from Canis aureus isolate CA01 chromosome 23, VMU_Caureus_v.1.0, whole genome shotgun sequence encodes these proteins:
- the CYB5R2 gene encoding NADH-cytochrome b5 reductase 2 isoform X2, translated as MFGVSLRQISHNTWRFRFGLPSSDHVLGLPIGNYVHLLAKIDGVMVVRAYTPVSSDDDRGFVDLIIKVYFKNVHPNYPEGGKMTQYLENMKIGDTILFRGPTGRLFYNGPGNFSIKPYKTSEPEKKLVSHLGMIAGGTGITPMLQLIRHITKNPNDRTRMSLIFANQTEEDILVRRELEEVARTHPDQFDLWYTLDRPPVGWKYSSGYITANMIKEHLPPPGQSTLILVCGPMPLIQTAAHPNLEKLGYTKEMIFTY; from the exons ATGTTCGGCGTCTCCCTCCGG caAATCAGCCACAACACCTGGAGGTTCCGTTTTGGGCTGCCCTCATCAGACCATGTCTTGGGGCTTCCTATAG GTAACTATGTCCATCTCTTGGCCAAAATTGATGGCGTTATGGTGGTCAGGGCTTACACGCCTGTGTCCAGTGATGATGACCGAGGCTTTGTGGACTTGATTATAAAG GTCTACTTCAAAAATGTGCACCCCAATTATCCAGAAGGGGGGAAGATGACTCAGTACTTGGAGAACATGAAAATCGGGGACACCATCCTTTTTCGAGGGCCAACTGGTCGCCTCTTCTATAATGGGCCAG GGAACTTTTCAATCAAGCCATACAAAACAAGTGAGCCTGAAAAGAAGCTGGTCAGTCACCTGGGAATGATTGCTGGGGGCACAG GGATCACGCCCATGCTGCAGCTCATTCGCCACATCACCAAGAACCCCAACGACAGGACCAGGATGTCCCTCATCTTTGCCAACCAG ACAGAGGAGGATATCTTGGTGAGACGGGAGCTTGAAGAAGTTGCCAGAACTCACCCGGACCAGTTTGACCTGTGGTACACCCTGGACAGGCCTCCTGTTG GCTGGAAGTACAGCTCAGGCTACATCACCGCCAACATGATCAAGGAGCACCTCCCTCCTCCGGGGCAGTCCACGCTCATCCTGGTGTGTGGCCCAATGCCCCTGATCCAGACAGCTGCTCATCCTAACCTGGAGAAACTGGGTTATACCAAGGAGATGATTTTCACTTACTAA
- the CYB5R2 gene encoding NADH-cytochrome b5 reductase 2 isoform X1 encodes MFGVSLRDPSLLLAITVIGVTVVLLALRNMNSRRKQITLQDSEAKYLLPLIEKEQISHNTWRFRFGLPSSDHVLGLPIGNYVHLLAKIDGVMVVRAYTPVSSDDDRGFVDLIIKVYFKNVHPNYPEGGKMTQYLENMKIGDTILFRGPTGRLFYNGPGNFSIKPYKTSEPEKKLVSHLGMIAGGTGITPMLQLIRHITKNPNDRTRMSLIFANQTEEDILVRRELEEVARTHPDQFDLWYTLDRPPVGWKYSSGYITANMIKEHLPPPGQSTLILVCGPMPLIQTAAHPNLEKLGYTKEMIFTY; translated from the exons ATGTTCGGCGTCTCCCTCCGG GACCCATCCTTGCTCCTTGCCATCACTGTCATTGGGGTCACAGTGGTCCTGTTGGCTCTGAGGAACATGAACTCAAGGAGGAAACAGATCACCTTACAGGACTCTGAAGCCAAGTACCTGCTGCCCTTGATTGAGAAGGAG caAATCAGCCACAACACCTGGAGGTTCCGTTTTGGGCTGCCCTCATCAGACCATGTCTTGGGGCTTCCTATAG GTAACTATGTCCATCTCTTGGCCAAAATTGATGGCGTTATGGTGGTCAGGGCTTACACGCCTGTGTCCAGTGATGATGACCGAGGCTTTGTGGACTTGATTATAAAG GTCTACTTCAAAAATGTGCACCCCAATTATCCAGAAGGGGGGAAGATGACTCAGTACTTGGAGAACATGAAAATCGGGGACACCATCCTTTTTCGAGGGCCAACTGGTCGCCTCTTCTATAATGGGCCAG GGAACTTTTCAATCAAGCCATACAAAACAAGTGAGCCTGAAAAGAAGCTGGTCAGTCACCTGGGAATGATTGCTGGGGGCACAG GGATCACGCCCATGCTGCAGCTCATTCGCCACATCACCAAGAACCCCAACGACAGGACCAGGATGTCCCTCATCTTTGCCAACCAG ACAGAGGAGGATATCTTGGTGAGACGGGAGCTTGAAGAAGTTGCCAGAACTCACCCGGACCAGTTTGACCTGTGGTACACCCTGGACAGGCCTCCTGTTG GCTGGAAGTACAGCTCAGGCTACATCACCGCCAACATGATCAAGGAGCACCTCCCTCCTCCGGGGCAGTCCACGCTCATCCTGGTGTGTGGCCCAATGCCCCTGATCCAGACAGCTGCTCATCCTAACCTGGAGAAACTGGGTTATACCAAGGAGATGATTTTCACTTACTAA